The region TTTTAGCGCCTCCAACTGCGGCAGCGCCGAGCGAGCGGACTTGCCCAGGTATGTCAGGATCGTCAGGGCGGCCGCACGCACTTCCGGATCGTCATCTTTCAACGCGGCGGCGGCCCCGCCGACGGAGGAGCGGCCCATGAAGAGGGTCAACTGGTTGTGCAGCAGCGCGGCCGTCATGGGGCAACCCGACTGGGCCGGGATCAGGCGGACCATCCTTTCCGCGGTAGCGGCGTTGAGCTGGCCGCTTCTTTCCAGCCGGATGACGCTGTCAAATCGAGCGGTGTCTTCCTTCTTGCTATAGGGCACCTTCGTCTCGAGCCGCTTCCAGGCTTGATCGATAAGCCCAGGATCGGTGGTGGCGCGGTGTGCCTCAACCATCGCGATCAGGTCGGTTCCGTCGGCTGCGCGGCGTTTCACCGGCCTGTCCCGCAGGCGATTGAAATCATCGCGTTTTTCCGCCCACATGGCCTGCAGGGTGTCTTCGACGCGGTCGATGCTTCCGCTTCGCCGGATGGTGATGGCGTCGGGTCGCTTGTAGCGGCGCAGCGTCAGGTTGAGGGTCACCTCGCCGGGCCCGGCGGGCGAAGCTTGAATCTCTGACGAGACCTGCGCCACCGGATGGAACCTGCTGGTGCCGCTCGTGCGCGGCATGCGCATCGCCGTGAAGATCATGTCCTCCAGCCCCGAGCGACTTTCCATCTCAGTGGTCAGATTCAGACGATCAGACAGTTCCGCCAGAGTGAGCATGCGGCGATGCAACTTGTCTTCGATGCCGGCCGGCAGCGACGGGTTGCGAGGGTGTAGGATCCGGATTTCCTCGGTTCCCGGTTCAGTATATCCGAGTTGTTTTTCCTTGGCCCTCTTGAAGTCAGCCACAAACGACTCTATCGCGGCGGAGTCGGCGGGCTGCGACGTCAGCTGCCGGCGGCAGAGGATTTGCCCCGTCCACAGGTTCAGCGCTTCCAGCATCCACTGGCGGCCTGAGGCGGCCTGGCGCACCGTCACGCGAACGAGGGCGTCATATTCAGCGGGGCAGTCTTCGGGCGGGCCGACGAATCGCCGCTCGTGGAAGACCAGGCCGACCTGATCGGGGTTGTGCAGACGCACGGAATCAACTTTTGAAAGCGGCCCCTCCAAAGCCCGCCAGATCTCCTCGGCCGCGACTTGAGCCTCCCCGCTTGCGGCGGGCTCGACGTCGGGAACAATCGCCACAAACACGCCGGCATAATGTTGGGGCCTCTTGTCCAGCGACGACGGATCCTCGATTGGAACGGCCAGGAACTTTTCCCGACCGGGACTCTTGGGCGCCAGGAAGCCCCGCACGTGCGGCTGTATCTTGAGCGACACGATTGCTTTCTTGATCCGTGCCAGTTCCTCTGGGGAACCGGTCAGTGCCGCCATCTTCTCCACGTCCGCCAGAGCCGGGCTGAGCCCTTTTCCCGCGTCAATCAACACGTCCAATGCAGCGGCTCGCAGGTCTGGGTCCTTGTCGGCAAGTGCCCGTTGTAATGCCGGCAGCATCGCCGGGCGCGGCGTATAAAGCAGCTTGTTATGCATGAAAGCCGCGGTATGGGGGCAGCCCTGCTGGGCGGGGATCAGGCGGATCAGATGCCAGGCGTTCGTCTCCTCAAACGGACCGGAAGCTGCCATCTTCTTGAGGACGCTCAGCCGCTTCATGTCCATTTCCGGCCCGCCGGCCGCTCTGTCTTCCAGAATGCTCCAGATCGGGTCGCAAGGTTCCTCAGCAGGGACAACGGGCGCGGAAGGTTGCTGGACGGGCGCCGGCGCGGGAGAGGGGGAGCGACCTCCCGACCTCAGCAGCGTGTACAGCCCGATAACCAACCCAGCCGCGGCCGCGGCGCTGATCAGCCATCTGACGGTGCTTCCGGTTGACAGTCGCTTGGCTGCATGAGGGGCGGTCGCATCTGCGGGAATCGGCGGTGGACCATGCCCGGGGCGAAATTGCGGCGGCACCGGAGGCGGCGATGGCGAATCTTCAAAAGAATTGGGCCGGCGTGCTGTCATACCATCCTTATCTTAGTTGCGCTGCTTCTCTTTCTTCTTGGTCCGGAGTTCGTAGCTTGCAGCCGGACGCGCGTCTTTGTATTGATCCAGGGCCCCCTGGAGCATGGTGCGAACCCGTTGGGCTTCGGGCGACAGGGCCTTGAGAGGTTTCTTCTCCAGAACATCGTTGCTGAGGTCGTAGAACGTTCCATTGCGATACAACTTGTAGCGTTGGTTCCGGGCCCACTCCTGGCCGGCCGGGCCGCCGTTCCGCGAGAACCAACAATAGATCCATTGTCTTGGAGTCGCCGGTCAATTGTTCTCATGAGCTCTCCTGGCTTACAGATGCCTCACACCAGCCCTTTGTGTTTTCGCAGCACCCATTCGATGCATTGCAGCGACAGCAGCATCAGCAGCAGGACGACCAGCGGCCAGTCGAGGGGCTTGGGTTTGCCCAGGGATTTGTGGACGACGACTTCCTGGGGTTTGGGGCGGGTCTGGAGTTTGAGGCTTTCCAGCAGCGGGCCGACCTCGCGCAGGGGGGCGTATTGCCCGCCGCTGGAGCGGGACATCTCGCTCAGCAGGTCCAGGTCCGGCGTGACGGTCTCAGACTCCAGGTCGCGCGAGACGACCTCGAACTTGTGCTCGGCGGCGAGCTTCTTGCCCGCCACCGTCGCCTCGATGTTCAGGCTGTAAACGCCCGGCGTCATCAGCCGGCGCAGCACGCCGGTGCGCATGACCGGCCCCTCGGCCGTGGTAATGAGCTGGCGGGAATTGTCCGGTCCCGTCAGGACAACCGTCGCCGGGGCCTTGGGCATGGGCAGCCCGCGCGGGTCTTCGACGCCGGCGGTGATGTTGATGATCTCGGCGCCGGACGTCAGCGCCTGCAGGTTGTAGCTGCCGCGATCGGTCGCCACCCACACGTTGCCCTTAGGCGCCGACAGGAACAGCCCCACCTGCCGCCAGAACCGCCGCTGCAGCGCCGCGGTGTCTTTGGGATTGAGCACCCAGCGCCACGTGGTGTCGAAAGCCACCGCCAACGACCGCCCCTTGCCGTACTGCTGGGCCACGATCAGTGGATGGTTCTCGCTGCTGCGCGCCAGCACCACCGCGGCGGGCTTTAAGCCGCCCAGCTTGTTGGCGCCCGACAGCGGCGCCAGCGACGCCCAGGCGGCCGCCGCGTCGCCGGCGTCGATCTGCATCATCTCGTCGCGCAGCCCCTCTTCGGTGGGCACGACGCGCACCTCTTTGTCGATCTGACCGTCCGAGGCGGCCATCTCCACCGGCAGGGCCTGCGCGACGGCGGTGGCGTCCCACTTGCCGTTGGCGAAGCTGTCGGTCCCGCCGATCATGCACAGGCCCTTGCCGTATTTCTCGACCAGCTCGCGGATGATCTCGCACTGCTGGGGCGTAAAGCACGAGGCGGGCACGTCGCCGAGGATGATGGCGTGGTACCGCAGCCATTCCTTAATGTCGACCGGAAGGGTGTTGGGCGTGCCGGCGCCGGCGGGCGCCAGCAGCACGCGCCGGTCGACGCCGAACCGCTGCCCCGTCGACAGCGCCTGCGTGATGTACTTCGACTCGTACCGGAACCGCCCCTCGACGTACAGGATGCGGATCTCGCGGTCCACCACGTGAACCAGCGCCGCGGCGCTGGGGCGGCCCAGAAGGCCTTCGATCTTCTCCCCCGAAGCCTCGGCCGTCACCGTCAGGCGCTGGTAGCCGCTCTGCGTGGGCACGTGGACGAACTGCACGTTTTCCGACAGCACGTCGGAGGCCACGGGCAGGTCCTTCTTGCCCACCACCGTCTCGCCGAAGCGGCAGACGACGCTGACCGATCGCCCCTTCAGACCGGTGGCCTTGACCTGGGCGTTGATGGGCAGGGAGTTGAAGGCCTCGACTTCCTTCTGCATGTCCTGCGGCAGCGTGACGCTCAGGATGCGCATGAACTTTTCGGGCGAGGGCGAGCCCACGCCGACGGTGTAGATCGGCAGCGTGCTGGCGCGGGCGAAGGTCTGCGGGCGCGTCGCGTCGGTGGCGGCGGTGTTGTTGCATCCGTCGCTGACGAGCACGATGGCCGTCACTGCCCGCGAGGTGGCCTGGTGGGGCTCGACAGCGGCGGCGAGCGAGTCGCCCAGGGCGGTAGAGGCGCCGGTGGCATCGGTCGGCAGCGGCATGGGGCCTGGGGCGTCGGGGGGCATCGGCACGGCGGGGCGGGCCTTGCTGTCGAAGGGGACCAGCTCGATGTCGCTGTGCTTGAAGATTTCGCCCAGGGCGCGGCGCTGGTCGTTCAGGGCCAAGTACACCGAGGTGATGCGGCTGACGGGGCTCTGCCCTTCGGGCAGGCTGGTGAGTTTGTAATCGGGGGGCATGTCGCGGCGCTGCATGGAACTGGAGACGTCGACGGCCAGCAGCACCAGCCCCCGCACATCGGTGGTGGTGCGGTATTCCAGCGCCGGACCCAGCGCCCACAGCGCCAGCAGCAGCACCGCCAGCAGCCTCAGCCCCAGCAGCAGGGCCTTGGCCTTGGGTTTGAGCGGCGTGGTTGTGCTGGCGTATGCCCGGACGGACCAGGCCAGCGCCGCCGCGGCCAGGGTGACGACTTGTCCGGCCGGGGTCCAGAACAGGCACAGCAGCATCAGAGCCATCAGAGCGCTGGAGACGGCGCCGGCCAGGGCGAAGGCCCGTGCGCGTCCGTCGCGGCCTCGAATGGCGGCGCCGATGGCGGCGATGATCGCCGGTGCCGCCAGGGCGGGCAGGGCCAGGGCGGGGAAACCCCACCACGCTCCGACGCCGGCCAGCGCCGCGCCGCCGGCCAGTGCAGCGGCCATCGTTGCCGCCGCGCCGCGTCCGCCGCGCCGCGCCAGGCGCAGCGTCATAAAGATCGCCTCGCCCACCAGCGCCGCCGCGGCGACGACCGACAGCAGCACCGGCCAATTCGGAGGCTCCAGCACCAGACTGACGCCCAAGAGGCTCATGTCTGCAGAGTAACCGCCGCCGCGGCAAGAATAAAGGCGTTACTCGCAGCGCGGGCGGCGCCGGCAAATCCATAACGGATGCGGATTCCGGAATGCGGATCAGCGGCTTGATCAATCGACGATGGGGCGGGAACGATTTTGCATTCCTCACGCTCAACGTGAGGGTTTATCATGAGGCCGGGCGGCATGGCGACACGTGCCGTTCAGTGGGCCTCCATGAACGTGCCTGGCGGGAATCTCCGCCCCAGGCGGGGCAGTGACAAGGACACCGACGTGCGTAGTATCTCCATGAGCCTGGAAGGTTGCAGTCCGCCGCGCGGGGGACGCATGCCCGCATCGGCCGTTCTGCTGACGGTTTTGCTCTGCGGCCCGCTGCAGGCGGGGGTGGTCGAATACACCGATCGGACGGAGTGGGAAAGGGCCGTCAAGCACTTCACGCCCGTTCGCTTCGCCAACGAAAAGCTGGAGAAGAATGTTCCGCTCAACGCCGGGCTGATCACGATTGTGGCTACCGGAACCGGTTCTGTGGGGATCGGAGCGGCCAAGGACGGCACGCTCTCTCTGAGCGGAAGCGGCACGACGGCGCCGTGGTTTCGCCATACGATCACGATCAACGGCGGCAAGGTCTGCGCCGTCGGCTGGGACTTCTCGCATCCCGGTTACAAGGGGATGTACAAGTCCGTGCTCACGCATGACGGCGGCACGATCGAGAAGATCTGGCCGGAGAACAAGGGCAAGGGGTTTCTGGGGTACATCGACACCAAGGGCAAGACCATCAGCGGGTTCTGGTTCGGCTCGACCGGACGATGCAACTTCACCGGCGCCGGCGTCGAGAACATCTGCCTGAGCAATCTTCAGCCGCCGCCGGGTCTGGACTCGGTGCCGCCGGAATGGGCGGCGTTCGACATCCAGTACAAGGCGACCTGGGACCAGACGCTGGCGGCCAACACCGAGCAGCAGTGGCAGAAGGAGTTTGCCACCGGGACGCCGGCGCTCAAGAGCTATCTGGCCAAGGGTGAGGACGCCGTGCGGTTCGTCATCGCCCTGCGAAAGATCCGATTGCTCAAGGCCATGATCGAGCGGTTCCCCGACGAAAAGGCCAAACACGCCCAGGCCCACAAGACCATCGCCCAGACCAGCCGCGAAATGATCCTGCCGTGGTGGCCCGACCCCGAGAGCAGCCCGCTGGGCGCGCTGGACCCGCCGGAGATCGACCGTGAAATCACCACGCGATGGGAGGCCCTGGCCGGGGCGGCCAAGTCGCTCCAGGCGTCCGAATCGCTTCATCCCGACGACGTGCAGGGGCTGCTGAATCTGCTCGCCCAGCGCGACGCGCGTCTGCAGATCAGCCCTTGGCACTTCGTCTCGTACCGCCTGGCGATGGAAGACCTGTTGGAGCACCTGTCCGCCTCGCAGCTCGCGCGGGTCCGCGCAGCCCAGGAAGAATACGCCGTCCGCTTCGCCGGCGAACTGGCTCGCACGGGAGACTTCGACGAAGCCGCCAGGCTCTCCCGACGTGCCCCCTGGGCCCGAAGCGTTCATGAACTCCTGCTCGATCTGAGCGAGCGGGCCCTGCAGCAAGGGCGCTGCCAATGGGCGATGGCGTCGCTGAACGATCTGCTCGATCATGCCGACGATCCGGAAATCCGCCACGCGGCCCAGGCCGCCAGGTGGGTTGCGATGGCGCGGCAAGGCACCGCCCCAGCCCTGCACGCTGCCGCCATGGCGGAGGTTCCCGATGAAACGCCCATGCCCTGGCGGGGCGGGACCCTTACCGCCTCGGCGATCAAGAAAGCACTGCTGGGCCCCAGCCGCGGCGGCGAGGTGGCGCTCGCCGATCTGGCCCGCAAGAGCGTCCAGTTGCCCGCGGGCTGGCCCGGCGACCAGCGATGCACCGACGGTCCGCAACTGGACTTCGGTCTGCATACGCCCTGGCCGATCAGCCAGGTCCAGGCCACCGACCGGGCGATCTACGTGATGGGCGCCGCGCGCGTCGCTCGCTTCAATGCCGACGGCAGCGGACCGCTCTGGACCGGCTCGCTGCTTGAACCCGCCGCCGCGGCGCCGTGGGACCCCGCCGCACTGGATCGCTACATCAAGAGCGTCAAGCCGGATACCCGATTCGAGCGGCGGGGGGTCTGTGTGCGCGGCGAAACGTCCTCGGCCTTATCCGATGACGGCCGGTTCATCTACCGCCTCGTGGCCGCGGCCAAACAGAGCGTGGTCGCGCTGAGTGCTGCCGATGGCCAGGCTCTCTGGTCTACCGCCGCTCGCGACGACTGGCGAAGCTTCATGCCGATGAGCCGTCCGGCCGCTGCCGACGGGCGCGTGTATGTGCTGGCCGTTCCTGCCGCCCTGGGCGCCGACGCCGGTCTGGGCGGGGGCAAAGACGCCGGACCGGCGGTTCTGTGGCGGCTGGTCTGCGCGGACGGTCGCGACGGCCGCGTGCTGTGGACCCAGCCGCTAAGCTGGCAGCCGTTCACGCTGCTGGACAGCGCCCGCGGGGCCGGCGGAGTGGCAATTTACGACGGCTGGGTCTACTGCTCGACGAGCATGGGAATCGTGGCGCGCTGCGATGTTCGCGACGGCGCCCTCGACTGGGTTCGCGGCTACGCCAGCACCGCCGACGTCGACCCGCAGGCAGAGAACTTCAGTCGCGAGGGCTCCGCGCCGCTGCTGTCCGGCCAGACGCTCCTGCTGGCCCCGCGCGACCATACCGGCGTGATGGCCATGCGATGCGACAGCGGACAGTTCCTCTGGGAAACCATGGCCGTTCCGTCCGACAGGCTCATCGCCGTCAGCGGCAATGTAGTGCTAGCCGTCGGTCCGCGAAGGCTCTGCGCGCTGGACCTGGCCGGCGGGCGTGTGCTCTGGTCGCGCGAGTTCCCCCAGGGGACGCTCTCGCAAGGCGCCCTCGCCGGCGGCTGTGCGATCGTGACGTCGGCGGGCAAGTTGCACCGCATCGCCATTTCAACGGGGCAGGATGTCGAGAGCGTGGATCTTCAACCGCCTCCTGCGCATCCGGTGGTGCTGGAGGGCGCGCTGCTGGATGTGAAGGCCCCTTAGCCCGGAAACACCTTTGCACCGCAGAGATCGCAGAGACCGCAGAGGCATATGTTTTTAGCATGATGCCTCTGCGCCGGGTGGCATGGCGACCCACGAGAAACTCAAAGTGTGTCGCCATGCCACCCCGCGCCTGACCTGTGGACGCTGAGGATGTCAGAAATAAACAACCTCCTTCCTCTGCGACCTCTGCGACCTCTGCGGCTTGTTCCATCCCTGTAGGTCAAAGGCGGATACTCTTTTCAGGCAGAT is a window of Planctomycetaceae bacterium DNA encoding:
- a CDS encoding glutamine amidotransferase: MSLLGVSLVLEPPNWPVLLSVVAAAALVGEAIFMTLRLARRGGRGAAATMAAALAGGAALAGVGAWWGFPALALPALAAPAIIAAIGAAIRGRDGRARAFALAGAVSSALMALMLLCLFWTPAGQVVTLAAAALAWSVRAYASTTTPLKPKAKALLLGLRLLAVLLLALWALGPALEYRTTTDVRGLVLLAVDVSSSMQRRDMPPDYKLTSLPEGQSPVSRITSVYLALNDQRRALGEIFKHSDIELVPFDSKARPAVPMPPDAPGPMPLPTDATGASTALGDSLAAAVEPHQATSRAVTAIVLVSDGCNNTAATDATRPQTFARASTLPIYTVGVGSPSPEKFMRILSVTLPQDMQKEVEAFNSLPINAQVKATGLKGRSVSVVCRFGETVVGKKDLPVASDVLSENVQFVHVPTQSGYQRLTVTAEASGEKIEGLLGRPSAAALVHVVDREIRILYVEGRFRYESKYITQALSTGQRFGVDRRVLLAPAGAGTPNTLPVDIKEWLRYHAIILGDVPASCFTPQQCEIIRELVEKYGKGLCMIGGTDSFANGKWDATAVAQALPVEMAASDGQIDKEVRVVPTEEGLRDEMMQIDAGDAAAAWASLAPLSGANKLGGLKPAAVVLARSSENHPLIVAQQYGKGRSLAVAFDTTWRWVLNPKDTAALQRRFWRQVGLFLSAPKGNVWVATDRGSYNLQALTSGAEIINITAGVEDPRGLPMPKAPATVVLTGPDNSRQLITTAEGPVMRTGVLRRLMTPGVYSLNIEATVAGKKLAAEHKFEVVSRDLESETVTPDLDLLSEMSRSSGGQYAPLREVGPLLESLKLQTRPKPQEVVVHKSLGKPKPLDWPLVVLLLMLLSLQCIEWVLRKHKGLV
- a CDS encoding PQQ-binding-like beta-propeller repeat protein; this translates as MRSISMSLEGCSPPRGGRMPASAVLLTVLLCGPLQAGVVEYTDRTEWERAVKHFTPVRFANEKLEKNVPLNAGLITIVATGTGSVGIGAAKDGTLSLSGSGTTAPWFRHTITINGGKVCAVGWDFSHPGYKGMYKSVLTHDGGTIEKIWPENKGKGFLGYIDTKGKTISGFWFGSTGRCNFTGAGVENICLSNLQPPPGLDSVPPEWAAFDIQYKATWDQTLAANTEQQWQKEFATGTPALKSYLAKGEDAVRFVIALRKIRLLKAMIERFPDEKAKHAQAHKTIAQTSREMILPWWPDPESSPLGALDPPEIDREITTRWEALAGAAKSLQASESLHPDDVQGLLNLLAQRDARLQISPWHFVSYRLAMEDLLEHLSASQLARVRAAQEEYAVRFAGELARTGDFDEAARLSRRAPWARSVHELLLDLSERALQQGRCQWAMASLNDLLDHADDPEIRHAAQAARWVAMARQGTAPALHAAAMAEVPDETPMPWRGGTLTASAIKKALLGPSRGGEVALADLARKSVQLPAGWPGDQRCTDGPQLDFGLHTPWPISQVQATDRAIYVMGAARVARFNADGSGPLWTGSLLEPAAAAPWDPAALDRYIKSVKPDTRFERRGVCVRGETSSALSDDGRFIYRLVAAAKQSVVALSAADGQALWSTAARDDWRSFMPMSRPAAADGRVYVLAVPAALGADAGLGGGKDAGPAVLWRLVCADGRDGRVLWTQPLSWQPFTLLDSARGAGGVAIYDGWVYCSTSMGIVARCDVRDGALDWVRGYASTADVDPQAENFSREGSAPLLSGQTLLLAPRDHTGVMAMRCDSGQFLWETMAVPSDRLIAVSGNVVLAVGPRRLCALDLAGGRVLWSREFPQGTLSQGALAGGCAIVTSAGKLHRIAISTGQDVESVDLQPPPAHPVVLEGALLDVKAP